A DNA window from Vigna unguiculata cultivar IT97K-499-35 chromosome 10, ASM411807v1, whole genome shotgun sequence contains the following coding sequences:
- the LOC114166117 gene encoding uncharacterized protein LOC114166117 isoform X2, with protein sequence MSQQKQAQMVGGNNQEQYNDTTFTKIFVGGLAWETQRDTMRRYFEQFGEILEAVVITDKNTGRSKGYGFVTFKDPEAAMRACQNPSPVIDGRRANCNLASLGANKNRPPTFQHGPFPYIVLPFFLMLYHFFHKVQDGSGLHLLLIMVLHLLLHFPINLLGNTHFLIQLTDILDIHKTHCILWCKLLQNYYNVYGVQQFSAYYPSAGASGAVGLIHNIYPYYGQYAQSIQAQGFGVQYPQMPQFPFLPHPYGSTGILSYPSSVSVPTTTAVTGTATTTITPTTSTGMTATVAGSSQASQTASEQNSTSSKMQNMQG encoded by the exons ATGTCTCAACAAAAGCAAGCTCAGATGGTAGGTGGTAACAACCAGGAGCAATACAATGACACAACTTTTACCAAAATCTTTGTTGGAGGGTTGGCTTGGGAGACTCAGAGGGACACAATGAGAAGGTATTTTGAGCAATTTGGAGAGATCTTGGAGGCTGTTGTGATCACTGATAAGAACACTGGGAGATCCAAGGGTTATGGCTTT GTCACATTTAAGGATCCTGAAGCAGCCATGAGAGCATGTCAGAACCCATCTCCAGTTATTGATGGAAGAAGGGCTAACTGCAATCTTGCTTCTCTTGGTGCAAACAAGAACCGACCACCAACTTTTCAGCATGGTCCCTTTCCTTACATtgttcttcctttttttctcatgctttaccatttttttcataaa GTGCAGGACGGTTCAGGCCTCCACCTACTTCTTATCATGGTTCTTCATCTACTGCTACATTTTCCCATCAACCTCCTAGGCAATACACATTTCCTTATTCAGCTTACGG ATATTCTGGATATTCACAAGACACATTGTATCCTATG GTGTAAACTCTTGCAGAACTACTATAATGTCTATGGAGTTCAACAATTTTCAGCTTACTACCCTTCTGCTGGAGCTTCTGGTGCAGTAGGGTTGATCCATAATATTTATCCCTATTATGGTCAATATGCACAGAGTATTCAGGCTCAAGGTTTTGGGGTTCAATACCCTCAAATGCCACAGTTTCCATTTTTGCCTCACCCTTATGGCTCCACTGGGATATTGTCTTATCCTTCTTCAGTATCAGTGCCAACTACTACTGCAG TAACAGGAACTGCTACCACAACTATAACACCAACAACATCAACAGGTATGACAGCAACAGTGGCTGGTAGTTCACAAGCTTCACAAACAGCTTCTGAACAAAATTCTACATCTTCAAAGATGCAGAACATGCAAGGCTAA
- the LOC114166117 gene encoding uncharacterized protein LOC114166117 isoform X3 has protein sequence MSQQKQAQMVGGNNQEQYNDTTFTKIFVGGLAWETQRDTMRRYFEQFGEILEAVVITDKNTGRSKGYGFVTFKDPEAAMRACQNPSPVIDGRRANCNLASLGANKNRPPTFQHGPFPYIVLPFFLMLYHFFHKVQDGSGLHLLLIMVLHLLLHFPINLLGNTHFLIQLTDILDIHKTHCILWCKLLQNYYNVYGVQQFSAYYPSAGASGAVGLIHNIYPYYGQYAQSIQAQGFGVQYPQMPQFPFLPHPYGSTGILSYPSSVSVPTTTAGTATTTITPTTSTGMTATVAGSSQASQTASEQNSTSSKMQNMQG, from the exons ATGTCTCAACAAAAGCAAGCTCAGATGGTAGGTGGTAACAACCAGGAGCAATACAATGACACAACTTTTACCAAAATCTTTGTTGGAGGGTTGGCTTGGGAGACTCAGAGGGACACAATGAGAAGGTATTTTGAGCAATTTGGAGAGATCTTGGAGGCTGTTGTGATCACTGATAAGAACACTGGGAGATCCAAGGGTTATGGCTTT GTCACATTTAAGGATCCTGAAGCAGCCATGAGAGCATGTCAGAACCCATCTCCAGTTATTGATGGAAGAAGGGCTAACTGCAATCTTGCTTCTCTTGGTGCAAACAAGAACCGACCACCAACTTTTCAGCATGGTCCCTTTCCTTACATtgttcttcctttttttctcatgctttaccatttttttcataaa GTGCAGGACGGTTCAGGCCTCCACCTACTTCTTATCATGGTTCTTCATCTACTGCTACATTTTCCCATCAACCTCCTAGGCAATACACATTTCCTTATTCAGCTTACGG ATATTCTGGATATTCACAAGACACATTGTATCCTATG GTGTAAACTCTTGCAGAACTACTATAATGTCTATGGAGTTCAACAATTTTCAGCTTACTACCCTTCTGCTGGAGCTTCTGGTGCAGTAGGGTTGATCCATAATATTTATCCCTATTATGGTCAATATGCACAGAGTATTCAGGCTCAAGGTTTTGGGGTTCAATACCCTCAAATGCCACAGTTTCCATTTTTGCCTCACCCTTATGGCTCCACTGGGATATTGTCTTATCCTTCTTCAGTATCAGTGCCAACTACTACTGCAG GAACTGCTACCACAACTATAACACCAACAACATCAACAGGTATGACAGCAACAGTGGCTGGTAGTTCACAAGCTTCACAAACAGCTTCTGAACAAAATTCTACATCTTCAAAGATGCAGAACATGCAAGGCTAA
- the LOC114166117 gene encoding uncharacterized protein LOC114166117 isoform X1: protein MSQQKQAQMVGGNNQEQYNDTTFTKIFVGGLAWETQRDTMRRYFEQFGEILEAVVITDKNTGRSKGYGFVTFKDPEAAMRACQNPSPVIDGRRANCNLASLGANKNRPPTFQHGPFPYIVLPFFLMLYHFFHKVQDGSGLHLLLIMVLHLLLHFPINLLGNTHFLIQLTDILDIHKTHCILWCKLLQNYYNVYGVQQFSAYYPSAGASGAVGLIHNIYPYYGQYAQSIQAQGFGVQYPQMPQFPFLPHPYGSTGILSYPSSVSVPTTTAVSVTGTATTTITPTTSTGMTATVAGSSQASQTASEQNSTSSKMQNMQG from the exons ATGTCTCAACAAAAGCAAGCTCAGATGGTAGGTGGTAACAACCAGGAGCAATACAATGACACAACTTTTACCAAAATCTTTGTTGGAGGGTTGGCTTGGGAGACTCAGAGGGACACAATGAGAAGGTATTTTGAGCAATTTGGAGAGATCTTGGAGGCTGTTGTGATCACTGATAAGAACACTGGGAGATCCAAGGGTTATGGCTTT GTCACATTTAAGGATCCTGAAGCAGCCATGAGAGCATGTCAGAACCCATCTCCAGTTATTGATGGAAGAAGGGCTAACTGCAATCTTGCTTCTCTTGGTGCAAACAAGAACCGACCACCAACTTTTCAGCATGGTCCCTTTCCTTACATtgttcttcctttttttctcatgctttaccatttttttcataaa GTGCAGGACGGTTCAGGCCTCCACCTACTTCTTATCATGGTTCTTCATCTACTGCTACATTTTCCCATCAACCTCCTAGGCAATACACATTTCCTTATTCAGCTTACGG ATATTCTGGATATTCACAAGACACATTGTATCCTATG GTGTAAACTCTTGCAGAACTACTATAATGTCTATGGAGTTCAACAATTTTCAGCTTACTACCCTTCTGCTGGAGCTTCTGGTGCAGTAGGGTTGATCCATAATATTTATCCCTATTATGGTCAATATGCACAGAGTATTCAGGCTCAAGGTTTTGGGGTTCAATACCCTCAAATGCCACAGTTTCCATTTTTGCCTCACCCTTATGGCTCCACTGGGATATTGTCTTATCCTTCTTCAGTATCAGTGCCAACTACTACTGCAG TTTCAGTAACAGGAACTGCTACCACAACTATAACACCAACAACATCAACAGGTATGACAGCAACAGTGGCTGGTAGTTCACAAGCTTCACAAACAGCTTCTGAACAAAATTCTACATCTTCAAAGATGCAGAACATGCAAGGCTAA
- the LOC114166117 gene encoding RNA-binding protein 24-A-like isoform X5, protein MSQQKQAQMVGGNNQEQYNDTTFTKIFVGGLAWETQRDTMRRYFEQFGEILEAVVITDKNTGRSKGYGFVTFKDPEAAMRACQNPSPVIDGRRANCNLASLGANKNRPPTFQHGRFRPPPTSYHGSSSTATFSHQPPRQYTFPYSAYGYSGYSQDTLYPMNYYNVYGVQQFSAYYPSAGASGAVGLIHNIYPYYGQYAQSIQAQGFGVQYPQMPQFPFLPHPYGSTGILSYPSSVSVPTTTAVSVTGTATTTITPTTSTGMTATVAGSSQASQTASEQNSTSSKMQNMQG, encoded by the exons ATGTCTCAACAAAAGCAAGCTCAGATGGTAGGTGGTAACAACCAGGAGCAATACAATGACACAACTTTTACCAAAATCTTTGTTGGAGGGTTGGCTTGGGAGACTCAGAGGGACACAATGAGAAGGTATTTTGAGCAATTTGGAGAGATCTTGGAGGCTGTTGTGATCACTGATAAGAACACTGGGAGATCCAAGGGTTATGGCTTT GTCACATTTAAGGATCCTGAAGCAGCCATGAGAGCATGTCAGAACCCATCTCCAGTTATTGATGGAAGAAGGGCTAACTGCAATCTTGCTTCTCTTGGTGCAAACAAGAACCGACCACCAACTTTTCAGCATG GACGGTTCAGGCCTCCACCTACTTCTTATCATGGTTCTTCATCTACTGCTACATTTTCCCATCAACCTCCTAGGCAATACACATTTCCTTATTCAGCTTACGG ATATTCTGGATATTCACAAGACACATTGTATCCTATG AACTACTATAATGTCTATGGAGTTCAACAATTTTCAGCTTACTACCCTTCTGCTGGAGCTTCTGGTGCAGTAGGGTTGATCCATAATATTTATCCCTATTATGGTCAATATGCACAGAGTATTCAGGCTCAAGGTTTTGGGGTTCAATACCCTCAAATGCCACAGTTTCCATTTTTGCCTCACCCTTATGGCTCCACTGGGATATTGTCTTATCCTTCTTCAGTATCAGTGCCAACTACTACTGCAG TTTCAGTAACAGGAACTGCTACCACAACTATAACACCAACAACATCAACAGGTATGACAGCAACAGTGGCTGGTAGTTCACAAGCTTCACAAACAGCTTCTGAACAAAATTCTACATCTTCAAAGATGCAGAACATGCAAGGCTAA
- the LOC114166117 gene encoding RNA-binding protein 24-B-like isoform X6 codes for MSQQKQAQMVGGNNQEQYNDTTFTKIFVGGLAWETQRDTMRRYFEQFGEILEAVVITDKNTGRSKGYGFVTFKDPEAAMRACQNPSPVIDGRRANCNLASLGANKNRPPTFQHGAGRFRPPPTSYHGSSSTATFSHQPPRQYTFPYSAYGYSGYSQDTLYPMNYYNVYGVQQFSAYYPSAGASGAVGLIHNIYPYYGQYAQSIQAQGFGVQYPQMPQFPFLPHPYGSTGILSYPSSVSVPTTTAVTGTATTTITPTTSTGMTATVAGSSQASQTASEQNSTSSKMQNMQG; via the exons ATGTCTCAACAAAAGCAAGCTCAGATGGTAGGTGGTAACAACCAGGAGCAATACAATGACACAACTTTTACCAAAATCTTTGTTGGAGGGTTGGCTTGGGAGACTCAGAGGGACACAATGAGAAGGTATTTTGAGCAATTTGGAGAGATCTTGGAGGCTGTTGTGATCACTGATAAGAACACTGGGAGATCCAAGGGTTATGGCTTT GTCACATTTAAGGATCCTGAAGCAGCCATGAGAGCATGTCAGAACCCATCTCCAGTTATTGATGGAAGAAGGGCTAACTGCAATCTTGCTTCTCTTGGTGCAAACAAGAACCGACCACCAACTTTTCAGCATG GTGCAGGACGGTTCAGGCCTCCACCTACTTCTTATCATGGTTCTTCATCTACTGCTACATTTTCCCATCAACCTCCTAGGCAATACACATTTCCTTATTCAGCTTACGG ATATTCTGGATATTCACAAGACACATTGTATCCTATG AACTACTATAATGTCTATGGAGTTCAACAATTTTCAGCTTACTACCCTTCTGCTGGAGCTTCTGGTGCAGTAGGGTTGATCCATAATATTTATCCCTATTATGGTCAATATGCACAGAGTATTCAGGCTCAAGGTTTTGGGGTTCAATACCCTCAAATGCCACAGTTTCCATTTTTGCCTCACCCTTATGGCTCCACTGGGATATTGTCTTATCCTTCTTCAGTATCAGTGCCAACTACTACTGCAG TAACAGGAACTGCTACCACAACTATAACACCAACAACATCAACAGGTATGACAGCAACAGTGGCTGGTAGTTCACAAGCTTCACAAACAGCTTCTGAACAAAATTCTACATCTTCAAAGATGCAGAACATGCAAGGCTAA
- the LOC114166117 gene encoding RNA-binding protein 24-B-like isoform X4: MSQQKQAQMVGGNNQEQYNDTTFTKIFVGGLAWETQRDTMRRYFEQFGEILEAVVITDKNTGRSKGYGFVTFKDPEAAMRACQNPSPVIDGRRANCNLASLGANKNRPPTFQHGAGRFRPPPTSYHGSSSTATFSHQPPRQYTFPYSAYGYSGYSQDTLYPMNYYNVYGVQQFSAYYPSAGASGAVGLIHNIYPYYGQYAQSIQAQGFGVQYPQMPQFPFLPHPYGSTGILSYPSSVSVPTTTAVSVTGTATTTITPTTSTGMTATVAGSSQASQTASEQNSTSSKMQNMQG, from the exons ATGTCTCAACAAAAGCAAGCTCAGATGGTAGGTGGTAACAACCAGGAGCAATACAATGACACAACTTTTACCAAAATCTTTGTTGGAGGGTTGGCTTGGGAGACTCAGAGGGACACAATGAGAAGGTATTTTGAGCAATTTGGAGAGATCTTGGAGGCTGTTGTGATCACTGATAAGAACACTGGGAGATCCAAGGGTTATGGCTTT GTCACATTTAAGGATCCTGAAGCAGCCATGAGAGCATGTCAGAACCCATCTCCAGTTATTGATGGAAGAAGGGCTAACTGCAATCTTGCTTCTCTTGGTGCAAACAAGAACCGACCACCAACTTTTCAGCATG GTGCAGGACGGTTCAGGCCTCCACCTACTTCTTATCATGGTTCTTCATCTACTGCTACATTTTCCCATCAACCTCCTAGGCAATACACATTTCCTTATTCAGCTTACGG ATATTCTGGATATTCACAAGACACATTGTATCCTATG AACTACTATAATGTCTATGGAGTTCAACAATTTTCAGCTTACTACCCTTCTGCTGGAGCTTCTGGTGCAGTAGGGTTGATCCATAATATTTATCCCTATTATGGTCAATATGCACAGAGTATTCAGGCTCAAGGTTTTGGGGTTCAATACCCTCAAATGCCACAGTTTCCATTTTTGCCTCACCCTTATGGCTCCACTGGGATATTGTCTTATCCTTCTTCAGTATCAGTGCCAACTACTACTGCAG TTTCAGTAACAGGAACTGCTACCACAACTATAACACCAACAACATCAACAGGTATGACAGCAACAGTGGCTGGTAGTTCACAAGCTTCACAAACAGCTTCTGAACAAAATTCTACATCTTCAAAGATGCAGAACATGCAAGGCTAA